From the genome of Argentina anserina chromosome 4, drPotAnse1.1, whole genome shotgun sequence, one region includes:
- the LOC126791039 gene encoding VIN3-like protein 2, with translation MASDSSAQGVAQDLSNCGNLNIDEKRKLVYDISEWPEGATEVLQAWSRQEILQILCVEMGKERKYTGLTKVKIIEHLLKVVSENKSGGGEVVADLKPQPSTTSGQRITKRQRKFENPSRLPGPETGSPINSSGSELANTIFCKNSACRATLNREDAFCKRCSCCICYHYDDNKDPSLWLVCCSDPPFLGKSCGMSCHLDCAFKHKRSGIGKEGRHMGIDGSFYCVSCGKVNDLLGSWRKQLLIAKDTRRVDILCYRVSLSHKLLKRTENYQKLHKIVDEAVKKLEAELGLLTGLPNKMGRGIVNRLSSGPEVQRLCAFAVESLDSLLSNSTFHSLHDPKIQDLDLIDPDVIRFEDIQATSLNVILGSVDPTAKSLVGYRLWHCKAQDMNYPAEPTCPLLPPKTNFFVTGLSPATEYCFKVTSFDGSRHLGMCEVRVSTNTGRNEVPNFSLTERSQSPATNYSGLSNPSSVEDETNNVTPFSDQDDNRSDAYRNQLEDTEKSTSANLSNGVITCNSIGRRPTEASTVSLLDEEHVASIFNSNILKPECKQSPECQIIEDIRTGNGSNFPIRTGMECVPFVNSSDTCLPITPCKLETLKDGLGRNVKSNSSSKDLKIGAGKGEEPQDGSTSKKRRGDRQDEKCVANGVSDRDFEYYVKVIRWLECEGHIEQSFRQKFLTWYSLRATPQEVRIVKVFVDTFVEDPASLAGQLIDTFSESISSKSSVVPSGFCMKLWH, from the exons atGGCCTCGGATTCTTCTGCTCAAG GAGTTGCACAGGATCTGTCAAACTGCGGTAACTTAAATATAGACGAAAAGAGAAAGCTTGTCTACGATATATCAGAATGGCCAGAGGGTGCTACGGAAGTGCTACAGGCATGGAGTCGTCAGGAGATATTACAAATTTTATGTGTAGAGATGGGGAAAGAAAGGAAATACACTGGCCTGACAAAAGTAAAGATTATAGAGCACCTACTAAAGGTTgtttctgaaaataaatcaGGAGGAGGTGAGGTTGTAGCTGACCTTAAACCTCAGCCATCCACTACATCTGGCCAAAGAATTACGAAAAGGCAGAGAAAATTTGAGAATCCATCTCGACTACCTGGTCCAGAAACCGGTTCTCCCATCAATAGTAGTGGTAGTGAATTAGCAAATACTATATTCTGCAAAAACTCAGCTTGCAGAGCTACCTTGAATCGAGAAGATGCATTTTGCAAGAGGTGTTCTTGTTGCATATGTTATCATTATGATGATAACAAGGATCCTAGCCTATGGTTGGTTTGCTGCTCGGATCCTCCATTCCTGGGTAAATCCTGTGGCATGTCGTGCCACCTTGATTGTGCTTTTAAGCATAAGCGTTCTGGTATTGGAAAAGAGGGACGACACATGGGAATCGATGGGAGCTTTTATTGTGTATCTTGTGGTAAAGTGAATGATTTGCTCGG CTCCTGGCGAAAGCAACTATTGATAGCAAAGGATACCAGACGGGTGGATATACTGTGCTATCGTGTGTCCTTGAGTCATAAGCTTCTCAAACGAACTGAGAATTATCAAAAGCTTCACAAGATTGTGGATGAAGCTGTGAAGAAGCTTGAAGCTGAATTGGGTCTATTAACTGGCTTACCCAATAAGATGGGTCGTGGTATTGTTAATAGGCTTTCGTCTGGACCAGAGGTTCAAAGACTTTGTGCATTTGCTGTGGAGTCCCTGGATTCATTACTTTCCAATTCAACATTCCATTCATTGCACGATCCCAAAATACAAG ATTTAGATTTGATTGATCCAGATGTGATCAGATTTGAGGATATCCAAGCTACGTCCCTCAACGTAATTTTGGGTTCTGTAGATCCTACTGCCAAAAGCTTGGTTGGTTACAGGTTGTGGCATTGTAAGGCTCAAGATATGAATTATCCAGCAGAACCAACTTGCCCACTGTTACCACCGAAGACAAATTTTTTTGTCACAGGACTAAGTCCAGCGACAGAATACTGCTTTAAAGTCACTTCATTTGATGGTTCAAGACATCTTGGCATGTGTGAAGTACGGGTCTCCACAAATACTGGTAGGAATGAAGTTCCAAACTTTTCATTGACAGAGCGGAGTCAAAGCCCCGCAACCAACTACAGTGGACTTTCTAATCCATCTTCAGTGGAAGATGAAACTAATAACGTTACTCCCTTTAGTGATCAAGATGATAACCGGTCAGACGCTTACCGTAATCAATTGGAGGACACTGAAAAGTCTACTTCTGCTAATTTATCAAATGGTGTTATCACCTGCAATAGCATCGGGAGAAGACCTACAGAAGCCAGTACAGTTTCTTTGCTGGATGAGGAACATGTGGCCTCCATATTTAATTCCAACATCCTAAAACCTGAGTGCAAGCAATCACCTGAATGCCAAATTATTGAAGACATCAGAACTGGTAATGGGTCCAATTTCCCCATTCGAACTGGAATGGAATGTGTGCCCTTTGTTAATAGCTCAGATACCTGCTTGCCCATCACTCCATGCAAATTGGAAACACTTAAAGATGGGTTAGGAAGGAACGTAAAATCCAACTCCAGCAGCAAGGATTTGAAAATTGGGGCTGGGAAAGGAGAGGAACCCCAAGATGGCAGTACATCAAAGAAGAGAAGGGGGGATAGGCAAGATGAGAAGTGTGTGGCAAATGGTGTTTCAGATAGGGACTTTGAGTATTATGTGAAGGTTATAAGATGGTTAGAGTGTGAGGGACACATCGAACAGTCCTTTAGACAAAAATTTCTAACTTGGTATAGCTTGAGAGCAACACCTCAGGAGGTGAGGATTGTGAAGGTGTTTGTGGATACTTTTGTTGAAGATCCAGCATCTCTTGCAGGGCAACTAATAGACACCTTTTCAGAAAGCATTTCAAGCAAGTCATCTGTTGTGCCCAGTGGGTTCTGCATGAAACTTTGGCATTGA